One window of the Dermacentor andersoni chromosome 10, qqDerAnde1_hic_scaffold, whole genome shotgun sequence genome contains the following:
- the LOC126545035 gene encoding TAF6-like RNA polymerase II p300/CBP-associated factor-associated factor 65 kDa subunit 6L isoform X2 — translation MASKRTLKGTTPGKKPEEKRYSQFPRDSVSLFAESNGITGVSDQALSLLTEDVNYRLRELAQNCGQFMRHAKRRKLTCNDIERALRWSDSQPSYGCSGDDPLPFRHVREADVFCTDDSMVDLADELDSPLQLDLPPEPSVHGRWLVVEGVSLEPDPDKPMPAIQEMDGSKGVHTDVNASHMQYYEEITKALLGSDKQLVDVALEDLASNPCLSPLLPYLVHFVSLGVRKLSHDLASLDRLLHAIGALAQNTSLNLDTLPYPTMVVQALLFCLLEPLAAAINPANDHWALRDNAAQLLAALLKFWADRVAGLESQVLDALGECVRDPSLKPLCAQYGAVSGLTALGVEAMQQVLGPHLEAYWRHLEAVLADCRPANAQAQADATRVHGALLLAAEKLVKEQRREMARSESSGASYNLLYDCFGDALASRLPLLYGAAQLLYAPRQTITPMRCKNFQMHVVAQNATSCHYQLCYCRPQLLQPSNPQTSRSLWTN, via the exons ATGGCGTCTAAACGGACGCTCAAAGGAACAACTCCAGGGAAGAAGCCAGAGGAAAAGAGGTACAGCCAGTTTCCAAGAGACTCTGTTAGCTTGTTCGCCGAGTCCAATGGGATAACCGGTGTATCTGATCAAGCCCTCAGCCTACTCACGGAAGATGTCAATTACAGGCTTCGTGAGCTAGCCCAG AACTGTGGCCAATTCATGCGGCATGCTAAAAGGCGCAAGCTGACTTGCAACGATATTGAGCGTGCACTACGTTGGAGTGATTCACAG CCCTCTTATGGATGCAGCGGAGACGATCCGCTTCCATTTCGGCATGTCCGAGAGGCTGATGTGTTTTGCACTGATGACAGCATGGTGGACCTGGCGGATGAATTGGACTCTCCCCTTCAGCTTGACCTGCCACCAGAACCAAGTGTCCATG GGCGCTGGTTGGTGGTGGAAGGCGTGTCACTTGAACCGGACCCCGACAAGCCTATGCCTGCAATCCAAGAAATGGACGGCAGCAAAGGTGTGCACACAGACGTCAATGCAAGCCACATGCAGTACTATGAGGAGATCACCAAGGCCCTGCTAGGCAGCGACAAGCAGCTTGTCGAT GTTGCCTTGGAGGATCTGGCCAGCAACCCTTGCCTGAGTCCTCTGCTGCCATATTTGGTGCACTTTGTCTCTCTTGGG GTTCGCAAGCTCAGCCATGACCTTGccagcctggaccggttgctgcACGCCATTGGCGCCTTGGCCCAGAACACTTCGCTAAATTTGGACACCCTGCCCTAC CCAACAATGGTGGTGCAAGCACTCCTCTTCTGCCTGCTGGAGCCGCTGGCAGCTGCCATCAATCCAGCCAATGACCACTGGGCACTGAGGGACAATGCAGCGCAGTTGCTTGCTGCCTTACTCAA GTTTTGGGCCGACCGCGTGGCAGGTCTCGAGAGTCAAGTGTTGGACGCACTGGGGGAGTGCGTGAGAGACCCCTCGTTGAAGCCTCTGTGTGCCCAATATGGAGCTGTGTCGGGACTGACTGCACTGGGTGTAGAGGCAATGCAGCAGGTTCTGGGGCCGCACCTGGAAGCCTACTGGCGCCACCTGGAGGCTGTTCTCGCAGACTGCCGGCCAGCCAATGCACAGGCCCAGGCAGACGCCACTCGAGTCCATGGGGCACTCCTG ttggcAGCGGAGAAGCTGGTGAAGGAGCAACGTCGGGAGATGGCTCGAAGTGAATCATCCGGGGCCTCATACAACCTCCTCTATGACTGCTTTGGAGATGCCTTGGCCTCAAGGCTGCCCTTGCTGTATGGAGCGGCCCAGCTCCTCTATGCACCACGACAG ACGATAACACCGATGCGATGCAAAAATTTTCAGATGCATGTAGTTGCACAAAATGCCACAAGCTGCCACTACCAGCTGTGCTACTGCCGTCCTCAGCTCCTACAACCTAGTAATCCACAAACATCAAGAAGTTTATGGACAAACTAA
- the LOC126545035 gene encoding TAF6-like RNA polymerase II p300/CBP-associated factor-associated factor 65 kDa subunit 6L isoform X1 has protein sequence MASKRTLKGTTPGKKPEEKRYSQFPRDSVSLFAESNGITGVSDQALSLLTEDVNYRLRELAQNCGQFMRHAKRRKLTCNDIERALRWSDSQPSYGCSGDDPLPFRHVREADVFCTDDSMVDLADELDSPLQLDLPPEPSVHGRWLVVEGVSLEPDPDKPMPAIQEMDGSKGVHTDVNASHMQYYEEITKALLGSDKQLVDVALEDLASNPCLSPLLPYLVHFVSLGVRKLSHDLASLDRLLHAIGALAQNTSLNLDTLPYPTMVVQALLFCLLEPLAAAINPANDHWALRDNAAQLLAALLKFWADRVAGLESQVLDALGECVRDPSLKPLCAQYGAVSGLTALGVEAMQQVLGPHLEAYWRHLEAVLADCRPANAQAQADATRVHGALLLAAEKLVKEQRREMARSESSGASYNLLYDCFGDALASRLPLLYGAAQLLYAPRQASLKAEGGRGSPTGEQLLEAFYEEERSPSAAEEDNNSEESNLSGPPHNIHPQVKSTISDPARGIRLTIALRRLPSESKQPRKKRPPGASPHREPPFEVVPWTPVPRKATINICFEGATPVVRPTPEPPAPAEGEWRTTQLSRRMGRVGRGARRRRAYRDRHTGAGVDAIL, from the exons ATGGCGTCTAAACGGACGCTCAAAGGAACAACTCCAGGGAAGAAGCCAGAGGAAAAGAGGTACAGCCAGTTTCCAAGAGACTCTGTTAGCTTGTTCGCCGAGTCCAATGGGATAACCGGTGTATCTGATCAAGCCCTCAGCCTACTCACGGAAGATGTCAATTACAGGCTTCGTGAGCTAGCCCAG AACTGTGGCCAATTCATGCGGCATGCTAAAAGGCGCAAGCTGACTTGCAACGATATTGAGCGTGCACTACGTTGGAGTGATTCACAG CCCTCTTATGGATGCAGCGGAGACGATCCGCTTCCATTTCGGCATGTCCGAGAGGCTGATGTGTTTTGCACTGATGACAGCATGGTGGACCTGGCGGATGAATTGGACTCTCCCCTTCAGCTTGACCTGCCACCAGAACCAAGTGTCCATG GGCGCTGGTTGGTGGTGGAAGGCGTGTCACTTGAACCGGACCCCGACAAGCCTATGCCTGCAATCCAAGAAATGGACGGCAGCAAAGGTGTGCACACAGACGTCAATGCAAGCCACATGCAGTACTATGAGGAGATCACCAAGGCCCTGCTAGGCAGCGACAAGCAGCTTGTCGAT GTTGCCTTGGAGGATCTGGCCAGCAACCCTTGCCTGAGTCCTCTGCTGCCATATTTGGTGCACTTTGTCTCTCTTGGG GTTCGCAAGCTCAGCCATGACCTTGccagcctggaccggttgctgcACGCCATTGGCGCCTTGGCCCAGAACACTTCGCTAAATTTGGACACCCTGCCCTAC CCAACAATGGTGGTGCAAGCACTCCTCTTCTGCCTGCTGGAGCCGCTGGCAGCTGCCATCAATCCAGCCAATGACCACTGGGCACTGAGGGACAATGCAGCGCAGTTGCTTGCTGCCTTACTCAA GTTTTGGGCCGACCGCGTGGCAGGTCTCGAGAGTCAAGTGTTGGACGCACTGGGGGAGTGCGTGAGAGACCCCTCGTTGAAGCCTCTGTGTGCCCAATATGGAGCTGTGTCGGGACTGACTGCACTGGGTGTAGAGGCAATGCAGCAGGTTCTGGGGCCGCACCTGGAAGCCTACTGGCGCCACCTGGAGGCTGTTCTCGCAGACTGCCGGCCAGCCAATGCACAGGCCCAGGCAGACGCCACTCGAGTCCATGGGGCACTCCTG ttggcAGCGGAGAAGCTGGTGAAGGAGCAACGTCGGGAGATGGCTCGAAGTGAATCATCCGGGGCCTCATACAACCTCCTCTATGACTGCTTTGGAGATGCCTTGGCCTCAAGGCTGCCCTTGCTGTATGGAGCGGCCCAGCTCCTCTATGCACCACGACAG GCGTCATTAAAAGCAGAAGGTGGACGAGGCAGCCCCACGGGAGAACAGTTGCTCGAGGCCTTCTATGAGGAAGAACGCAGCCCCTCCGCGGCTGAAGAGGACAACAACTCAGAGGAGAGCAACCTTAGCGGGCCTCCTCATAACATCCACCCCCAG GTGAAGAGCACCATATCTGACCCTGCAAGAGGGATCCGCCTGACCATTGCGTTACGGAGGCTCCCCAGCGAATCGAAGCAGCCACGCAAGAAGCGACCCCCAGGAGCAAGTCCACACCGCGAGCCCCCCTTCGAGGTTGTTCCCTGGACACCCGTGCCACGTAAAGCCACCATCAACATCTGCTTTGAAG GTGCAACACCAGTGGTGCGCCCCACACCAGAGCCGCCAGCACCAGCAGAGGGCGAGTGGCGCACAACCCAGCTGAGTCGGCGCATGGGACGGGTGGGGCGGGGAGCACGGAGACGGAGAGCGTACCGGGATAGACACACTGGTGCTGGCGTCGATGCAATACTCTGA